In Nitrosarchaeum koreense MY1, one genomic interval encodes:
- a CDS encoding N-acetyltransferase, with product MTNKNLDNEKIIIGKNCEINDNVVLVGNIRIGNNCKIGNNVFLKSVSLDDNTTVEDNSVLGYGNITGHYYEPKQSQVKDENPNKVLYQIKIGKNVLIRTGVTIYLGVNISDNCWINHNAIIRENVTILEDTTIGSNTICENNVSIGKRCAIHNNTMVCAETMIESYVFIGPGVTFTNNSPIGHLRNVPSTIRGAKLRLGCAIGGGVTICPGVEIGHEAIIAAGAIVTKDIPPRIIVAGNPAKKIKDVDQQSFIKEDIRKQYGI from the coding sequence ATGACTAACAAAAATCTTGATAATGAAAAAATTATCATTGGGAAAAACTGTGAAATTAATGATAATGTAGTTCTTGTTGGAAATATTAGAATTGGTAATAATTGTAAAATTGGAAATAATGTATTTTTAAAATCTGTTTCACTTGATGATAATACCACTGTAGAAGATAATTCTGTATTGGGATATGGTAATATTACTGGACATTATTATGAACCAAAACAGTCTCAAGTAAAAGATGAAAATCCAAATAAAGTGTTATATCAAATAAAAATTGGAAAAAATGTTTTGATTAGAACAGGAGTTACGATATATCTGGGTGTAAATATTTCTGATAATTGTTGGATCAATCATAATGCAATCATTAGAGAAAATGTAACTATCTTAGAAGATACAACTATTGGTTCAAACACCATTTGTGAAAACAATGTTTCAATAGGAAAAAGATGTGCTATTCATAATAATACCATGGTTTGTGCTGAAACAATGATTGAATCATATGTGTTTATTGGACCAGGTGTTACATTTACAAATAATTCTCCAATTGGACATTTACGTAATGTTCCTTCTACAATTAGAGGTGCAAAATTACGACTCGGCTGTGCTATCGGTGGTGGCGTCACTATTTGTCCTGGAGTTGAAATAGGACATGAAGCAATTATTGCTGCTGGTGCTATAGTTACCAAAGATATTCCACCAAGGATAATAGTTGCAGGAAATCCTGCAAAAAAAATAAAAGATGTTGATCAACAAAGTTTCATAAAAGAAGACATTCGTAAACAATATGGAATTTAA
- a CDS encoding glycosyltransferase, with product MNILIIHEVDWIKKVTYEIHHLSELFSLKGHNVYAIDIPDPGKSSNKETSDVDNYHRIYEKSSVKLLRTPVIPIKGLNRISAYFTSYRFIKKTLQDYNIDIVLLYSIVTNAKATIKACTESNIPIIHRTFDVVHDLIDEKYLKNIVLKFEKSAYPEFDEVIANTPFMKKWSEDMKSKHVIIIPQGVDPNIMKPLPKDLELQKNLQISDQDRVVMYLGSIHSISGLPVILNSIPKIVQKIPHFKLLVVGGGAHLENLKEISKKLGIQDKVVFTDYVPYLHIPRYCSLAELCINPFEITDMTKKLSPVKIFDLLACGKPVLATPLEGLLYDFPDESKILIYANLEQFESEIISLLNNESLESFGRKGRQYVEANYTWENVANRFLKEFETFLN from the coding sequence ATGAATATTTTAATAATTCATGAAGTTGATTGGATAAAGAAAGTTACGTACGAAATCCATCATTTATCAGAGCTCTTTTCTTTAAAGGGTCATAATGTTTATGCAATAGACATTCCAGATCCAGGAAAATCATCAAATAAAGAAACTAGCGATGTAGACAACTATCATAGAATATATGAAAAATCATCTGTTAAACTTTTGAGAACTCCTGTAATACCTATTAAAGGTCTGAATCGTATCTCTGCTTATTTTACATCATATCGTTTTATTAAAAAAACTTTGCAAGATTACAATATTGATATTGTTTTATTATACTCTATTGTGACAAATGCAAAGGCTACCATAAAAGCATGTACAGAATCTAACATTCCTATTATCCATAGAACATTTGATGTTGTTCATGATTTGATTGATGAAAAATACTTGAAGAATATAGTTTTAAAATTTGAAAAATCCGCATATCCAGAATTTGATGAAGTGATCGCAAACACCCCGTTTATGAAAAAATGGTCTGAAGATATGAAATCAAAACATGTAATCATAATTCCACAAGGAGTTGATCCAAATATCATGAAACCCTTACCTAAAGATTTAGAGCTACAGAAAAATCTTCAAATCTCTGACCAAGATCGGGTTGTAATGTATTTGGGTAGTATACACTCAATTTCAGGATTGCCTGTAATCCTAAATTCAATTCCTAAGATTGTCCAAAAAATTCCTCACTTCAAATTACTTGTTGTAGGTGGAGGAGCACATCTTGAGAATCTCAAAGAGATATCAAAAAAATTAGGAATACAGGACAAAGTCGTCTTTACTGATTATGTACCATATTTGCATATACCTAGATATTGTAGTCTTGCAGAGTTATGCATTAATCCATTTGAAATTACTGACATGACAAAAAAATTATCTCCAGTTAAAATTTTTGATCTTTTGGCTTGTGGTAAACCTGTTTTGGCAACTCCTTTGGAAGGATTATTGTATGATTTTCCAGATGAATCAAAAATATTGATTTATGCTAATTTGGAGCAATTTGAGTCTGAAATAATTTCACTGCTTAATAATGAATCTTTAGAAAGTTTTGGGAGGAAAGGCAGGCAATATGTTGAGGCTAACTATACTTGGGAAAATGTTGCAAATAGATTTTTAAAAGAATTTGAAACTTTTCTGAACTAG
- the wecB gene encoding non-hydrolyzing UDP-N-acetylglucosamine 2-epimerase, with translation MKIMSIFGTRPEIIRLSRIFALLDKNFEHIMVNTSQNYTRELNSVFFDDLSIRKPDYDLKVNTEAYGIEVADVIVKTEKLLKKENPDILLILGDTNSGLSAIPAAHQGIKIAHLEAGMRSYDLRMPEEKNRVMIDHLSTVLLPYTHYSRENLIRENIHPSKIFVVGNPIIEVIEHYMPKIEKSKIFQKLKIKKNEYFLVTAHRSENVDNVKSLKNIFSGLEKIHKKFGKKIIYPIHPRTTSKMKNIEIPKGVQLIDPLGFFDFTYLEKNAFCLLTDSGTVPEETLYFKKPCVTIRESTERPEIIEAGSNILSGLEPENILRATESITSGKPDWQWKEALGDGKTARKVINILHGKLY, from the coding sequence ATGAAAATAATGTCTATTTTTGGAACCAGGCCAGAAATTATTCGTTTAAGTAGAATATTTGCATTGTTGGATAAAAATTTTGAACATATAATGGTCAACACAAGTCAAAATTACACTAGGGAATTAAATTCAGTTTTTTTTGATGATCTGAGTATTAGAAAACCTGATTATGATTTAAAAGTAAACACTGAAGCATATGGAATAGAAGTAGCTGATGTCATTGTTAAAACGGAAAAACTTCTAAAAAAGGAAAATCCAGACATATTGTTAATTCTAGGTGATACTAACAGCGGACTTTCTGCAATTCCAGCCGCACATCAAGGAATAAAAATTGCTCATCTAGAAGCAGGTATGCGAAGCTATGATCTTAGAATGCCTGAAGAAAAAAACCGTGTCATGATTGATCATCTTTCTACTGTATTGTTACCATACACTCATTATTCTCGAGAAAATCTAATTAGGGAAAATATTCATCCAAGTAAAATCTTTGTTGTAGGAAATCCAATAATTGAGGTAATAGAACACTATATGCCTAAAATTGAGAAAAGTAAAATATTTCAAAAACTAAAAATTAAAAAAAATGAATACTTTCTTGTCACAGCACACAGAAGCGAAAATGTTGACAATGTAAAGTCATTAAAGAATATTTTTTCTGGTCTTGAAAAAATTCACAAAAAATTTGGTAAAAAAATTATTTATCCTATTCATCCTAGAACAACTAGTAAAATGAAAAATATTGAAATTCCAAAAGGAGTTCAATTAATTGATCCTTTAGGATTTTTTGATTTTACTTATTTGGAAAAAAATGCTTTTTGTCTACTTACTGATTCTGGAACAGTTCCTGAAGAGACACTTTATTTCAAGAAACCTTGTGTAACAATAAGGGAAAGCACTGAAAGACCAGAAATCATTGAAGCAGGTTCTAACATATTGTCTGGATTGGAGCCTGAAAACATACTACGTGCTACAGAATCCATTACTTCTGGAAAACCAGATTGGCAATGGAAAGAAGCCCTTGGTGATGGAAAAACTGCAAGAAAAGTCATCAATATTTTACACGGAAAACTTTACTGA
- a CDS encoding SDR family oxidoreductase — protein MTILITGVTGVLGSELKKLFPDSISPEHKDFDICDKSQVDALFNQEKFDLVIHTAAYTTVRGCEENKELAMKVNVEGTKNLVDATSKFSPHAKFVYISTACVFDGHYEMYVESSIPYPENFYALTKLLGEYEAQRILNHIIIRTNFVGKKKWPYPGAFTDRFGTYIFADKVAYGIKEICENNLEGIIHIVGDKKISMFDLAKMTTPDVKPMTLDDYTGPPLTIDMSLDTKRWKKYKLECI, from the coding sequence ATGACCATACTGATTACTGGAGTTACTGGTGTTTTAGGTTCTGAATTAAAAAAATTATTTCCAGACTCCATTTCACCTGAACATAAAGATTTTGATATATGTGATAAGAGTCAGGTTGACGCTCTTTTTAATCAAGAAAAATTTGATCTTGTAATTCATACTGCTGCATACACAACAGTACGAGGATGTGAAGAAAATAAAGAGTTAGCAATGAAAGTAAATGTGGAGGGAACAAAAAATTTAGTTGATGCAACATCAAAGTTTTCACCACATGCAAAATTTGTTTACATTAGTACAGCTTGTGTTTTTGATGGACACTACGAAATGTATGTGGAAAGTTCTATTCCATACCCTGAGAATTTTTATGCGCTAACCAAGTTATTAGGCGAATATGAAGCACAAAGAATACTGAATCACATTATAATTCGAACAAATTTTGTTGGAAAGAAAAAATGGCCATACCCAGGTGCATTTACAGATCGATTTGGAACGTATATCTTTGCAGATAAAGTTGCATATGGAATTAAGGAAATCTGTGAAAATAATTTAGAGGGTATAATCCATATTGTTGGAGACAAGAAAATCTCAATGTTTGATTTAGCAAAAATGACAACTCCTGATGTAAAACCTATGACATTAGATGATTATACAGGACCTCCACTTACAATTGATATGAGCCTTGATACAAAAAGATGGAAGAAATACAAACTTGAATGTATCTAA
- a CDS encoding FkbM family methyltransferase, producing the protein MTLKKILSPIFNKTVKHLAGHGIGRNKAVGTVFNYLKSSLKEEYVQIDDHIMYLDKQDSLCLSINNIYEKFETDLVKQEIKKGDVVIDIGANIGYYTLIFAKLVGDTGKVFAFEPDPTNFELLRKNIEANGYKNVILEQKALSNKEGKVTLALSKQNTAGHHISSEQQDSKNSIQVDAIIADNYFKNFERKINFVKMDVEGAESIVLGGMTNMLRNNAELKMMVEYNPDAIKNMGLDPASYLELLIRNGFSMMDIDSKNMKITNTDVQSLIRKYHDEYTNLLCVKS; encoded by the coding sequence ATGACTCTGAAAAAAATACTGTCTCCTATTTTTAACAAAACTGTTAAACATCTTGCAGGACATGGAATCGGAAGAAACAAAGCAGTTGGAACTGTATTTAATTACCTAAAATCTTCTCTCAAAGAAGAATACGTACAAATTGATGATCACATCATGTATCTGGACAAACAAGATTCGTTATGTCTTTCTATCAACAATATTTATGAAAAATTTGAAACAGATCTTGTAAAACAAGAAATCAAAAAAGGCGATGTGGTAATAGATATAGGTGCAAATATTGGATATTATACTCTAATTTTTGCTAAACTTGTAGGTGATACCGGTAAGGTATTTGCTTTTGAACCAGATCCAACCAATTTTGAACTGTTAAGGAAAAATATTGAAGCAAATGGCTACAAGAATGTAATATTGGAACAGAAGGCATTATCTAACAAAGAGGGGAAGGTCACACTAGCACTAAGCAAACAAAATACTGCAGGTCATCATATAAGTTCTGAACAACAAGATTCTAAGAACTCAATTCAAGTAGATGCAATTATTGCTGATAATTATTTCAAGAATTTTGAACGTAAGATTAATTTTGTAAAAATGGATGTTGAGGGAGCAGAAAGTATAGTTTTAGGTGGAATGACAAATATGCTGAGAAACAATGCTGAATTGAAAATGATGGTTGAATACAACCCAGATGCTATAAAAAATATGGGATTAGATCCTGCGTCATACCTTGAATTATTGATCAGGAATGGTTTTAGTATGATGGACATTGACAGTAAGAATATGAAAATTACAAATACAGATGTACAATCATTAATTAGAAAATATCATGATGAATATACCAATCTCTTGTGCGTGAAATCTTAA
- a CDS encoding NAD-dependent epimerase/dehydratase family protein: protein MIKKTFLVTGGAGFIGSHLVERLAMEGHNVICFDNEFRGTFKNFSTDILKKITVKKGDVRKSRDWPKYSGKIDALFHFAAINGTPNFYSIPDIVLDVNVRGTFNALEYAIDHKIPHVLFASSSETYGIPEKFPTSESEKLVVPDVNNPRWSYGASKTMGEVLCVNYAKKYEFKCSIIRYNNLYGPRDQYGHVIPDLLKKIRKNNKFSVEGTGRETRSFCYIDDAIDATLIIERKQKNQVDIFNVGIDIETSIRDLIKYFERILNKKLEPKFKQKIGSGTSRRLPDITKIKKLGFKPKTSFDEGLRDTIEWYK from the coding sequence ATGATCAAAAAGACGTTTTTAGTAACAGGTGGAGCCGGTTTTATCGGATCTCATTTAGTTGAGAGATTAGCTATGGAGGGCCATAATGTGATTTGTTTTGATAATGAATTCAGAGGCACATTCAAGAATTTTTCTACAGACATACTGAAAAAAATAACTGTAAAAAAAGGTGATGTGCGAAAATCTAGAGATTGGCCAAAATATTCTGGTAAAATTGATGCTCTTTTCCATTTCGCTGCAATTAATGGCACTCCAAATTTTTATTCTATTCCAGATATTGTTTTAGACGTTAATGTCAGAGGCACATTTAACGCGTTAGAATATGCTATAGATCATAAAATACCTCATGTCTTGTTTGCTTCATCATCAGAAACTTATGGAATTCCTGAAAAATTTCCTACATCGGAATCCGAGAAATTAGTGGTTCCAGATGTGAATAATCCAAGATGGTCATATGGAGCAAGCAAAACAATGGGTGAGGTACTCTGTGTGAATTATGCAAAAAAATATGAATTCAAATGTTCAATTATAAGATACAACAATCTATACGGTCCAAGAGATCAATATGGTCATGTCATACCAGATCTGCTTAAGAAAATTAGAAAAAATAACAAATTTTCTGTAGAAGGTACTGGAAGAGAGACACGAAGCTTTTGTTATATTGATGATGCAATAGATGCTACACTCATCATAGAAAGGAAACAGAAAAATCAAGTTGATATTTTCAATGTTGGGATTGATATTGAAACATCCATACGTGATTTAATAAAATATTTTGAAAGAATCTTAAATAAAAAACTAGAACCTAAATTCAAACAAAAAATCGGTTCAGGAACATCAAGGCGATTGCCAGACATAACAAAAATTAAAAAATTAGGATTTAAACCAAAAACATCTTTTGATGAAGGATTAAGAGATACTATAGAGTGGTACAAATAA
- a CDS encoding nucleotide sugar dehydrogenase, translating to MKVCVVGLGYVGLTLAITLSDCGVIVYGVDSKKETVLSLRNGKPTISEKNVDSLLQKHLGTNLHILESIPEIDFDAYIICVGTPLNSKNSPILDYIISASEETGMKLKKGQVVILRSTIPVGTTRNIVIPILEEKSNLKSGVDFDVVFAPERTAEGVALLELKTNPQIIGSLTSEGMEKTSLIFKQMTPTIIPVSSIETAEMMKLIDNTYRDVRFAYANEIAIICETLKLDAKECIEKANFQYPRNNIPMPSPGVGGPCLSKDPYILAHVASQYGYKPEIISHSRWVNEYIPSFLAKKVVRKIEMMGKKGNLKIFIIGFAFKGNPETGDIRNSPTLILVEELKKHFTNIVGYDPIVPALDIENIGVKVTTIQKGFEDADCVVVMNNHKSYHSLNMKELLRSSSKPCVFVDCWSMFRDLREDKEIIYTGVGID from the coding sequence ATGAAGGTTTGTGTTGTTGGTTTAGGCTATGTAGGATTAACTTTAGCGATAACTTTGTCAGATTGCGGAGTGATAGTGTACGGAGTAGACAGTAAGAAAGAAACTGTTTTGTCATTAAGAAATGGGAAGCCAACAATTTCAGAAAAGAATGTAGATTCGCTGTTACAAAAGCATCTTGGCACAAATCTGCACATATTAGAAAGCATTCCAGAGATTGACTTTGATGCTTACATAATTTGTGTTGGGACACCGCTCAATTCTAAAAATTCACCTATCCTAGATTACATAATATCTGCAAGTGAGGAGACAGGAATGAAATTAAAGAAAGGGCAGGTGGTGATTTTAAGATCCACCATTCCAGTAGGAACAACTAGGAATATCGTAATACCAATCCTTGAAGAAAAATCAAATCTCAAAAGCGGTGTTGATTTTGATGTAGTGTTTGCTCCCGAACGTACTGCTGAAGGTGTTGCATTATTGGAGCTTAAAACAAATCCACAGATTATCGGTAGTCTGACATCGGAGGGGATGGAAAAGACATCGCTTATTTTTAAACAGATGACACCAACGATTATTCCAGTATCTAGTATTGAGACTGCTGAAATGATGAAATTAATTGATAACACTTACCGTGATGTCAGATTTGCATATGCAAATGAGATTGCAATCATTTGTGAGACTTTAAAATTAGATGCAAAAGAATGTATTGAAAAAGCTAATTTTCAGTATCCACGTAACAACATTCCAATGCCTAGTCCAGGTGTAGGTGGACCATGTTTATCCAAAGATCCTTACATTCTTGCACATGTGGCAAGTCAATATGGCTACAAGCCAGAGATTATATCTCATAGCAGGTGGGTTAATGAGTACATTCCATCATTTCTTGCAAAAAAAGTTGTTAGAAAAATCGAAATGATGGGGAAAAAAGGAAACTTGAAAATTTTCATAATAGGATTTGCGTTTAAGGGTAATCCAGAAACAGGTGACATTAGAAATTCACCAACATTGATTCTTGTAGAAGAATTGAAAAAGCATTTTACAAATATTGTTGGATATGATCCAATTGTCCCTGCTTTAGATATTGAGAATATCGGCGTAAAAGTTACTACAATACAAAAAGGTTTTGAGGATGCAGATTGTGTAGTTGTTATGAACAATCATAAATCTTATCATTCTTTGAATATGAAGGAATTGTTACGCTCATCCTCCAAACCCTGTGTTTTTGTTGATTGTTGGTCAATGTTTAGAGATCTTAGAGAAGACAAGGAAATAATTTACACAGGTGTGGGAATTGATTAG
- a CDS encoding glycosyltransferase family 4 protein, with the protein MKICIVAPYLASKGGAGRFTWEFSDYLASVNDTVILASLFTDRTIYDEKNNLKIIDLADQSSLTQSIKFWFNLKKIQKKLKTIVNSENPDAILFMNFPATLWAQKFDNKPVLCYPQDINLLYTNTYIKNLSFGKYILWLIIRVFVRPLDKKRWKNFDEIICNSNFSANHISKIYTKIPIRVIHLGTRTNVFKATNIEKKRAFLSIAAQKAQRTDFLIVAAKKMYQKRKDFEVWIAGDSGSHNKELRDLVERLGISDVVKFYGKVSDEELAVLYSKSLAVVHLVRKPPFGMIVTEAMACETPVIACKPGGTEETILDNETGFLIDENNEDALINCLEKFLDNPELSYKMGKSARLRVKQYFEMNEKNREFRDLIQDWIKIKANKN; encoded by the coding sequence ATGAAAATTTGTATTGTTGCTCCTTATTTAGCATCTAAAGGAGGTGCAGGTAGATTTACATGGGAATTTTCAGATTATCTAGCATCAGTAAATGATACAGTAATTCTTGCTTCTTTATTCACAGATAGAACAATTTATGATGAGAAAAATAATTTGAAAATAATAGACTTGGCAGATCAATCAAGTCTTACACAATCAATAAAATTTTGGTTCAATCTGAAAAAAATACAAAAAAAACTCAAAACAATAGTGAATTCAGAGAATCCAGACGCTATACTTTTCATGAACTTTCCTGCTACATTGTGGGCTCAAAAATTTGACAATAAACCAGTTTTATGTTATCCTCAAGACATCAATTTACTATACACCAATACATATATCAAAAATTTATCATTTGGAAAATACATTTTATGGTTAATAATTAGAGTTTTTGTTCGTCCATTAGATAAAAAAAGATGGAAAAATTTCGATGAAATTATTTGTAACAGTAATTTTTCTGCCAACCACATCTCGAAAATTTACACAAAAATTCCAATCAGGGTAATTCATCTTGGTACAAGAACAAATGTTTTCAAAGCAACCAACATAGAAAAAAAGAGAGCATTTTTGTCAATAGCAGCACAAAAAGCCCAACGAACAGATTTTCTTATAGTTGCAGCAAAAAAAATGTATCAAAAGAGAAAAGATTTCGAGGTTTGGATTGCAGGAGATTCAGGTTCTCATAACAAAGAGCTTCGTGATCTTGTTGAGCGTCTTGGTATTTCAGATGTTGTAAAATTTTACGGTAAAGTAAGTGATGAGGAACTAGCTGTACTTTACTCTAAATCACTTGCCGTAGTGCATCTAGTAAGAAAACCTCCATTTGGCATGATAGTTACAGAAGCTATGGCTTGTGAAACTCCTGTAATTGCCTGCAAACCTGGAGGTACTGAAGAAACAATACTAGATAATGAAACAGGTTTTCTAATAGATGAAAACAATGAAGATGCTCTGATAAACTGTCTAGAGAAATTTTTGGACAATCCAGAACTAAGTTACAAAATGGGAAAATCAGCAAGATTACGAGTGAAGCAATATTTTGAAATGAATGAAAAAAACAGGGAATTCCGAGATCTTATTCAAGATTGGATAAAAATTAAAGCGAACAAGAATTGA
- a CDS encoding lipopolysaccharide biosynthesis protein, with protein sequence MNKVKEFFSKFKDLSSLGLGVGISNAIGGIFWFYMAALLGTEKYGEVSYLISIGVIASMIALIGSGNTIIVYAAKGVKIQPPMFLMVILSSLITSTILFFIFVNDFSISLYVIGYVIFMLITSNLLGKKFYRNYSKFIIAQKILMVALAVGFFYVLEIQGIILGIAVSFFPFGFLIYKEFKNTKIDFSLVSSRVGFIFNNYLLDLTNAFRGSLDKLIIAPLLGFGLLGNYQLGIQFMAMLHLVPGIIFQYTLAHDATGNQNKLLKKIIILFSVLLAILSIILAPIILPILFPKFIEAIEIIQIMSISIIPATVITTYVSKFLGMAKSKIVIIGSGLYLGVQIPAILILGTIWGVNGSAISIVIASTVHAIYFILVERLLSKNRH encoded by the coding sequence TTGAATAAAGTCAAAGAATTTTTTTCAAAATTCAAGGATTTAAGCTCATTAGGATTAGGAGTTGGAATTAGTAATGCGATTGGAGGCATATTTTGGTTTTATATGGCAGCACTGTTAGGTACGGAAAAATATGGTGAAGTCAGTTATTTAATTTCAATCGGAGTTATCGCTTCCATGATTGCTCTTATTGGGTCAGGAAACACAATCATAGTTTATGCTGCCAAAGGTGTAAAGATACAGCCTCCAATGTTTTTAATGGTAATTTTATCTTCTCTGATTACCTCAACAATATTATTTTTTATTTTTGTAAATGATTTCAGTATTAGTCTGTATGTTATTGGTTATGTAATTTTTATGCTGATTACGTCTAATCTTTTAGGAAAAAAATTCTATAGAAATTATTCAAAATTCATTATTGCACAAAAAATACTAATGGTAGCATTAGCTGTAGGGTTTTTTTATGTGTTAGAAATTCAAGGTATAATTTTAGGAATTGCAGTATCATTTTTTCCTTTTGGGTTTTTAATATACAAAGAATTTAAAAATACAAAAATAGATTTTTCATTGGTAAGTTCTCGCGTTGGTTTTATTTTTAATAATTATTTATTAGATCTGACAAACGCATTTAGGGGATCACTTGATAAATTAATTATTGCGCCATTGTTAGGTTTTGGATTACTTGGAAATTATCAACTAGGAATACAATTCATGGCTATGTTACATTTGGTACCTGGAATTATTTTCCAATACACATTAGCTCATGATGCTACTGGAAATCAGAATAAATTACTTAAAAAAATCATAATTTTATTTTCAGTTTTACTTGCAATTCTTAGTATAATTTTAGCTCCTATCATATTGCCTATTTTATTTCCTAAATTTATTGAGGCCATAGAAATTATTCAGATTATGAGCATATCGATTATTCCAGCTACAGTTATCACTACTTATGTTTCAAAATTCCTTGGCATGGCTAAAAGTAAAATTGTAATTATTGGATCAGGATTATATCTCGGGGTTCAAATTCCTGCAATTCTCATACTAGGTACAATTTGGGGAGTAAATGGATCAGCCATATCAATAGTAATTGCATCTACGGTACATGCGATTTATTTTATATTAGTTGAACGATTATTGAGTAAAAATCGTCACTAA
- a CDS encoding glycosyltransferase family 2 protein: MNGVKLSIGIPVYNGEKFLHKKLDSLLEQTFTNFEIIISDNASTDLTAKICEEYAKKDKRICYFRQNKNMGAWWNFGFVLEKAKYEYFLWSAVDDILLPQFLEENVKKLESDKKIACSVSKMRLYGKTTNELEIRSNDSIFKNKIKKFKKTFGHLDTFPATGSYEKRVKEYIKNLRHNQIFYGVFRTDQIRQAYVKDSFLWNEGCIMLNILKFGELFVVDKVLMNVYDEGMSRKGMFGVAKQMHHGLITTILPMYPFTKWCGKNLGSVFIMKNLGFFIKINCIGEISIIVDLMRKIKSIGSK, translated from the coding sequence ATGAACGGAGTAAAATTAAGTATTGGCATACCAGTATACAACGGTGAAAAATTCCTTCATAAAAAACTTGATTCATTGCTGGAACAGACTTTTACTAATTTTGAAATCATAATTTCGGACAATGCATCTACTGATTTGACAGCAAAAATCTGTGAAGAATATGCTAAAAAAGATAAGAGAATATGTTATTTTCGACAAAATAAAAACATGGGGGCATGGTGGAATTTTGGTTTTGTTTTAGAGAAAGCAAAATATGAATATTTTTTATGGTCAGCAGTAGATGATATTTTGTTACCTCAATTTTTAGAAGAAAATGTCAAAAAACTTGAATCCGATAAAAAAATTGCTTGTAGTGTCAGTAAAATGAGATTATATGGAAAAACCACGAATGAACTTGAAATTCGATCTAATGATTCAATATTTAAGAATAAAATAAAAAAGTTCAAAAAAACGTTTGGTCATTTAGATACTTTTCCAGCAACAGGATCATATGAAAAAAGAGTTAAGGAATATATCAAGAATCTTAGGCATAATCAAATTTTCTATGGTGTTTTTCGTACAGATCAAATAAGACAAGCTTACGTAAAAGATTCGTTTCTATGGAATGAGGGATGCATTATGCTAAATATTTTAAAATTTGGAGAGCTATTTGTTGTGGATAAAGTTTTGATGAATGTATATGATGAAGGTATGTCAAGAAAAGGAATGTTTGGAGTAGCAAAACAAATGCATCATGGTTTAATCACAACAATATTGCCAATGTATCCATTTACAAAATGGTGTGGAAAAAATTTAGGATCTGTGTTTATCATGAAAAATTTAGGTTTTTTTATCAAGATAAATTGCATCGGAGAGATTTCAATCATAGTTGATTTAATGAGAAAAATCAAGAGTATTGGTTCAAAGTGA